GGTATTTCTCGACGGTGCCGATCTCCCTGACGACCTTCCTTACCCAGGCGGGTGTGTATACGTATGTGCCGAATGCCTCGCTGTAGATGCAGTACTTCGCGTTCGTGGCGCGGGGGTCGGGAGCTCCGGTGGCAGGTCTGACTGCGAGCCGTCGCCACACTTTGGCGTGCTCGTTGTGGACACTGAATTCGAAGGGCACTTGCTCTTCCACCAGGCGGGCGACCCGCCCTGGGAGCAGCATGTCCTTGTCGGCCACCTCGACGTGCTTGATCTTCTCGATCACCGTGCCGAGACGCCCGGCCTCGACCATGGTCCTGCGCTCGTCCTCACTCAGTTCGTCGAGCTTGACGAAGTTGATCGCCAGGTCAGCGTCCGTTTTGGCGCCGATGATGGGCACGAGCCGTACGCGGTAGTCGTATCGGAGATCGTCGAGGACCGTGAGATCGATGGCGGCCTCGAACTTCGCCACCAGGTCGCGGGTGTGCTTCGGCAGCTTCTTCGCCGCTGCCTGGAGCTGCTCCCGCCCTTCAGCGGTGAGTGCTTGGAGCGACATCGGGAAGCGGAGCCGATCGGCAAGGCTGTGCTCGGGGCCGAAGTGGGCGACCAGTTCCTGCTCGTAGTTCATGACGAGCGCCTGGGCCCTGCCGCCTGTGACGATCTTCAGGTTGTGCTCGTAGCGGTGCTCCACCTTGTTGCGGAGCGCCACGAACAGCTCCCCGTTCAAACGCACGGGATCCTGGTTGTCGGGGAAACGCTCCCGCAAGCACCGGTCCAGATCCCAAGCCTTGGGCTCACCGTCGATCAGCTGGTGGTGACCGGTCTTGGGGTCTCGGTAGTGGTAGTCGATCTGCGCCTTGTGGAACTCGGCGTGGAGCAGGTAGTGCCACGCCCTGTGCATGTGCGTGAGGAAGTCGCTGTAATTACCAGTCGAGCAATTCCACTCGTCCACCGCTTTGAGGGCGTGCCGCTGCGACTCCATGAGGATGTGGCGCCAGCGAGCGTATGCCATGTCGTGCGTCCTTCTCGTCCATAAGAAGGGTCACACCAACAGCCGTATCAGGACAAGCAGAATTCCCACGACGAGTCAGCAACGCCACCCGCAACAGCACTACTACCCGTCAATCACCGGACCCGTTGTGTCCAGCGCAGCGCCCACGGTGTCCGGTCCACGACGTTCGAACCGATACTCCGCTGGCCTCTCTCCCAACTCGGCGACCTGTGTGGGCAGATCGCCTTCCCCCAGCCTGCGCTTCACATGACTCCTGCGAACGACGCCGCTCAGAAGGGCTTCGCGGGCCAGTCCAGCAGCCGGGCCCCGATCACCGCGGTCTGGAGCGTGTAGCGGTGCACCGGGTCGGACGGGTCGGCGCCGGTGAGCTTGTGGATGCGTTCCAGACGGTACGTGAACGCACGCACGCTCAGCGACAGCCGGCGGGCCGCCTCGGCGGCCACACAGCCGGAGTCGAAGTAGGCGGTGAGGGTGTCGAGGAGCGGCTCGGCTCCGCCGCGGGCCTGGCGCAACGGGCCGAGGGCACTGACCACCAGATCGGCCATGGCCTGCCGGTCGCGGGTGAGGACGGGGTAGACGAGGAGGTCGGCGGCGCGGAGCACGGGTTCGTCGAGTTCCAGACGGTCGGCCAGATCGAGGGTGTTCAGGGCTTCCTCGTACGACTGGACGACGCCGGCCGCGCCGGGCTGCGGGCGGCCGATCGCGACCCGGCCACCGTCGGTGGCGGCGAACGCCTGCTTGGCGAAGTAGGCAAGGACATCACCCTGGTCGCCGGGTGCGATGCACACGAGTCGGCCGTCCTTGGTGGTGAGCAGGATGCTGCGGTCGCCGAAGCGGCCTATCAGCGCGCGCTCCACCTCCCTGGGCACGGGGTCACCCTCGTCGTATGCAACATCACCACGTGCCACGGCGACCGCGTGCTCGTACGACAGCCGCAGTCCGTAGCGTTCGGCGCGCTGGGCCAGCAGGCCCAGGTCGCTGCGGCCGTAGAGCAGATCGTCGATGAACTCACGGCGGGCGGCCTCCTCCTGGCGTACGGCGTGGCGCTGGGCGCGTTCGTAGCCCTCGGCAAACGCGTCGAGGGCCTGGGCGGCGGCGGCCAGGACGTCGTCGGCGGACGCGGTGTTACCGGTGGGCCAGTGCGCTCGCGTTGCGGCCATGTGGGCGCCGACCAGGGAACGCAGTCCGAGCCCGGCCTCGGCGGCCTGCTCCCCCAGGACCCGGCGCGAGTCCAGTTCCTCCCGTGTCAGACGACGCCCGGTCCCCGAGGCGTCCGCGAGAAGGCGTGCGTACCCCTCCAGGTACTCCTCGGAAACGTCCTGCCCTGCCATGTGCTCCCCCGGATCCGATGAGCTGTTGACGCCTTTCTAGCGCATGGGCCGGGGATCGGGCCCTGGTGGGGGCGAGGTCTCTGCCGGGCTCCGGCAGTCCGGCGGAGCCACCGAACGGGTCCGCACAGCAGGCGCTCCGCTGCCTGGGCCTCTACGCTGCCCACAGGTGTGCCGGGAAGTCTGGTCGGCGGACAGGCTCGCGTGCCCGGAGGCCCGATGCACCGCTTTCGCTCTCTTATTCGCTGGCATCGGCCCGGCCGGGACAATCCTCCGCACGGTCACACGGTCGTCCGCCTGCACGGCGACCTCGATGCCCGAAACGCCGATGCGACAAGCCGACGACTCGTGCGGCTGATCGACACCGGGGTGGACGTCCTGGAAGTGGACCTGGCGGATGTGCAATACCTCAGCCCGGACGGCTGCGCGGCGTTCTTCGCGGCGCTTCGAACGGCC
This sequence is a window from Streptomyces sp. NBC_01217. Protein-coding genes within it:
- a CDS encoding DUF3644 domain-containing protein, with translation MAYARWRHILMESQRHALKAVDEWNCSTGNYSDFLTHMHRAWHYLLHAEFHKAQIDYHYRDPKTGHHQLIDGEPKAWDLDRCLRERFPDNQDPVRLNGELFVALRNKVEHRYEHNLKIVTGGRAQALVMNYEQELVAHFGPEHSLADRLRFPMSLQALTAEGREQLQAAAKKLPKHTRDLVAKFEAAIDLTVLDDLRYDYRVRLVPIIGAKTDADLAINFVKLDELSEDERRTMVEAGRLGTVIEKIKHVEVADKDMLLPGRVARLVEEQVPFEFSVHNEHAKVWRRLAVRPATGAPDPRATNAKYCIYSEAFGTYVYTPAWVRKVVREIGTVEKYREFFGKEPRPKKVTPFPKQAGAQEPNDTRQRSKSA
- a CDS encoding PucR family transcriptional regulator, producing MAGQDVSEEYLEGYARLLADASGTGRRLTREELDSRRVLGEQAAEAGLGLRSLVGAHMAATRAHWPTGNTASADDVLAAAAQALDAFAEGYERAQRHAVRQEEAARREFIDDLLYGRSDLGLLAQRAERYGLRLSYEHAVAVARGDVAYDEGDPVPREVERALIGRFGDRSILLTTKDGRLVCIAPGDQGDVLAYFAKQAFAATDGGRVAIGRPQPGAAGVVQSYEEALNTLDLADRLELDEPVLRAADLLVYPVLTRDRQAMADLVVSALGPLRQARGGAEPLLDTLTAYFDSGCVAAEAARRLSLSVRAFTYRLERIHKLTGADPSDPVHRYTLQTAVIGARLLDWPAKPF
- a CDS encoding STAS domain-containing protein; this encodes MHRFRSLIRWHRPGRDNPPHGHTVVRLHGDLDARNADATSRRLVRLIDTGVDVLEVDLADVQYLSPDGCAAFFAALRTARVRGGRLVITHASDHAQSVLHQIGLSRALSEQDG